Proteins encoded by one window of Emticicia oligotrophica DSM 17448:
- a CDS encoding SprT-like domain-containing protein, with translation MMLRTIKNTIQKVLEPDTPPKILIDEVSQQKMREILTKHLPQPAITYCWDLWREQPFHFKISRTRSTCFGNYIFREGHHKITINNDLNPYAFLVTYIHEIAHQRTWLHKGRRRIAPHGKEWKQHFQQLMAPILNEFVFPENLLVPLRNYMQNPAASSVSYAPLSEALRSFDKEQATGIILTELPDNQWFEFRGNVFQKIEKRRTRILCVEKKSKRRYTILGSARVNPI, from the coding sequence ATGATGCTAAGAACAATAAAAAATACCATCCAGAAAGTCTTGGAGCCCGACACTCCGCCTAAAATACTGATTGATGAAGTAAGTCAGCAAAAAATGCGTGAGATTCTGACAAAACACTTGCCTCAACCTGCCATTACGTATTGTTGGGATTTGTGGCGAGAACAACCTTTTCATTTCAAAATTTCTCGTACGAGAAGTACGTGTTTTGGTAATTATATTTTTCGTGAAGGACACCATAAAATTACCATTAATAATGACCTCAACCCGTATGCTTTTTTGGTAACTTATATTCATGAAATTGCACATCAACGAACTTGGCTCCATAAAGGTCGTCGAAGAATCGCACCGCATGGAAAAGAATGGAAACAACATTTTCAGCAGCTGATGGCTCCAATTTTAAACGAATTTGTTTTTCCCGAAAATCTGCTGGTTCCACTCAGAAATTACATGCAAAACCCTGCGGCTTCATCGGTTAGTTACGCCCCATTATCAGAGGCTTTGAGGAGTTTCGATAAGGAGCAAGCAACGGGGATTATATTAACCGAACTGCCCGATAATCAATGGTTTGAGTTTAGAGGTAATGTTTTTCAGAAAATAGAAAAACGACGTACACGAATTCTTTGTGTAGAAAAAAAATCTAAACGCCGATATACTATTTTAGGTTCAGCACGTGTCAATCCAATTTAA